A window from Psychrobium sp. MM17-31 encodes these proteins:
- a CDS encoding NfeD family protein produces MDVITDNLAQSLVIIGLVLLAIEILMLGFATFILFFVGVASVLTGIIVGLGIIEHDLVDALLSVGVLSAITAAISWKPLKMMQDNVTTTQVTNDMIGDRFLLPEDLSPGHPIKCRYSGIEWSVSSDEKIMLGLEVEITDVSVGKLRVKQCS; encoded by the coding sequence ATGGATGTAATTACGGACAATTTAGCGCAATCATTAGTGATTATTGGCTTGGTGTTATTGGCCATAGAAATCCTAATGCTGGGTTTTGCAACCTTTATCCTATTCTTCGTCGGTGTTGCTAGTGTACTAACTGGCATCATCGTTGGTCTTGGCATTATCGAACACGATTTGGTTGATGCTTTGCTGTCAGTTGGCGTGTTATCGGCAATTACCGCAGCGATAAGTTGGAAGCCGCTGAAGATGATGCAAGACAATGTCACTACCACTCAAGTAACCAACGATATGATTGGCGATCGCTTTTTATTACCTGAAGATTTGAGTCCCGGTCATCCAATTAAATGTCGTTACAGCGGCATCGAATGGTCGGTGAGTAGCGATGAAAAAATCATGTTGGGGTTAGAAGTAGAAATTACCGATGTTAGCGTTGGCAAGCTGCGGGTAAAACAATGTAGTTAG
- a CDS encoding stomatin-like protein, with product MDIILEYILTVQFFVLVLVVIILKSSIIFVPQNRAFMIERFGKYRTTCEAGLNFIVPFIDRIGADRSLKEQAVDVPSQSAITRDNISLHVDGVLYFRVLDPYKATYGVDDYVFAVTQLAQTTMRSELGKMELDKTFEERDQLNAAIVQSINDASSPWGIQVLRYEIKDIVPPNTVMEAMEAQMKAERVKRAQILESEGDRQSAINVAEGHKQSVVLKAQAEKEEQVLKAQGEAAAILAVAQAKAQALIEVGAAANTGDGQKAVELDLATQAIEAKANIAKESSVVLLPDSGTDAASMVAQATTIIQSLNSRQ from the coding sequence ATGGATATCATCTTAGAATACATCTTAACCGTACAATTTTTCGTACTCGTTTTAGTCGTAATCATCCTCAAATCATCAATCATTTTTGTGCCGCAAAACCGCGCCTTTATGATTGAACGTTTTGGAAAATATCGCACAACCTGCGAAGCGGGCCTTAACTTTATCGTTCCTTTTATTGATCGCATCGGTGCCGATCGTTCGTTAAAAGAGCAAGCGGTTGACGTGCCAAGCCAAAGCGCTATTACTCGCGATAATATTTCATTGCACGTTGATGGCGTGTTGTATTTCCGCGTATTAGATCCTTATAAAGCGACTTACGGCGTTGATGATTACGTATTTGCAGTAACTCAACTGGCGCAAACAACTATGCGTAGTGAGTTGGGTAAAATGGAGTTAGATAAAACCTTTGAAGAGCGCGACCAGTTAAACGCCGCTATTGTTCAATCTATTAACGACGCATCTTCTCCTTGGGGGATTCAGGTACTGCGTTACGAGATCAAAGATATCGTGCCACCAAATACCGTTATGGAAGCGATGGAAGCGCAAATGAAAGCTGAGCGTGTTAAACGTGCGCAAATTCTAGAATCAGAAGGTGATCGCCAATCGGCTATCAATGTGGCAGAAGGTCACAAGCAATCGGTCGTATTAAAAGCGCAAGCGGAAAAAGAAGAACAAGTATTAAAAGCGCAAGGTGAAGCAGCGGCAATCCTCGCGGTAGCGCAAGCTAAGGCGCAAGCATTAATCGAAGTTGGTGCGGCGGCTAATACTGGCGATGGTCAAAAAGCAGTAGAACTTGATCTTGCAACCCAAGCAATTGAAGCAAAGGCAAATATCGCTAAAGAGTCTTCCGTGGTACTATTACCAGACAGCGGCACTGATGCGGCGTCGATGGTGGCGCAAGCAACAACTATTATCCAGTCGCTAAACTCTCGCCAATAA